The sequence below is a genomic window from Candidatus Hydrogenedentota bacterium.
CCTACGCATACTGGTACGAGCTGGGCGACGAGTCGGAGGCGGAGACGATGAATCTGTGCGGGATGTTCGTGGCGGGCCGGCCGGGTGATGAGGTTGTGTCGGGCACGCGCCGCGCGGCGGCGACCCATGGCCTTCCCCTGGAGAGCGTCGCGGCGGGGGATGCCGTTGCGAGATTCCCGGGGCTGAAGGCCGATCCGGATATGGATATTCTCTTCGACCCCCTTGGCGGCTACCTCTGTGTGGAGAACTGCGTTGCGTCTCATCTTGCCGGGGCGCGTAGCCGGGGCGCGGAGTTGCGTCCGTACGAAGGGGCGTTGTCCTGGCGGAAGGATGGCGACGGTATCCGGGTGACGACCGCCGGGGGCGAGTACACCGCCGCGAACCTCGTGATCAGCGCGGGCCCCTGGGCGGGCTCGCTCTTGCGCGAGCTGGCGCTCCCACTCTCGCCCCACCGCGTGGTTCTGGCCTGGTTTCAGCCGACCACCACGGTCCACGATGTCGATCATGGTGCGCCGGTATTCGGGATCCAGACTGACGACGGCTTTTTCTATGGTTTTCCCCGCATCGATGGCGATGGCGTCAAAGTCGCGCTTCACCAACCCGGCGCATTTCTTGCCGACCCTTCCGTGGTGGACCGTGCGGTGTCGCATGAAGACGTGGCCCCCGTTCAGAACTTCGCCGGGCGTCACCTCCTGGACTTGGAACTGGGTTCGTGGACGGGTAAGACCTGCATCTACACGATGACACCCGACGAGCACTTTATCGTAGATCGCCACCCCCTTCATGAGAACGTTTTCATCGCGGCCGGTTTCAGCGGGCATGGGTTCAAGTTTACGCCCGTGATTGGCGCAATCATGGCGGATTTCTGTACCGGAGGAAAGACCGACGAGCCCGCGGCATTTCTGGGATTGGGGCGCTTTGGCAACAAATAGACCGCCCGGACCGGCGACGGGACCTTCATGAAACTACGCGCGCCGGGCGGATGCGGTCCCCTCGCGTGTCAACGCGCGAATATGGTATCGTGCCCGCATCAAGCGTCACCGTCGAAAAGCGAGAGAAACCATGCTGAAACGATTTGCAAGCCTCTTTGGCGGAGGCCCCGCCGAGCCCCTCACCGCAGCCCCGGATACGGTCCATATGGCGACATGCGTATTGATGCTGGAGGCCGCGCGGGCGGACAATGATTTTTCCGACGACGAGCGGCGGCACATTCTGTCCGTCTTGCGCCAGCGTTTTGAGTTGACGCCCGAAGAGGCCGAAGAACTGCTCGAACAGGCCATGACGGTGCATGACGAGAGCACGAGCCTTCACCAGTTTACCCGCGAGATTAACACGGCCTTTTCCGTGGCGGAAAAAGTGCGGATCGTGGAAGAGATCTGGCGGATATTCTACGCGGACAAGTATCTCGACGGACACGAGGATCACCTCGCGGCCAAGCTCCGCAATCTGCTGAACTTGAGCCACCCGGTGATGATCGATGCGAAGATGCGGGTCCTGGCGGAGATCCGCGGCGGGAATTAAAGCGCCCGCTTATTTCTCCTGCGTGCGCTCGCCCTTGCCGCCGTCCCACGTGCCACCGGCGTTAAAGCGGTAACGGTAGGTTTCGCGACCCTCCTCACCGGTGTCCACCGTGGCGGACTCGGCCTGGGCCTCGGTTCGGTTGGCCTTGCGGGGCCCCTGGAGCACGCGGTAGCGGTATTCGAGATAGGCCACGTAGCCCCGATCCCGATCGGCCGCTTTGGAGGAGGCCTGCGCATCCAGCGGATAGTAGGAGACGTATTCCTTCACTTCTTTGTAATAGTTCACTCTCAGGCCGTCCTCCTCCGCCTTCACCACGCCCAGCCGCTCGGCCTGATTCATGCGCTTCATTTCCTGCTCGCCCACGGCGTTGAGGCCCTCATAGACCTTGTCCGCGCCGGAGACATAGCCTTCGGGCTTTTCGGCCAGTCCAAAGTCGGACATGACGGTTTCCACTACGCCCTGGCCACCCTGGCCCTGGCAACCGACGATACATAAAGCGGCGATGAATATCGCGAGTTTTTTCACTGGATTCTCCTAAGTAATCGACAAACGAAATCGGTCAGGTGAGAGTCCGAGTATAGCATTTTGCTGTCGCCGGATGCAGTGGTTTTAATCCCCGAGTGCGGCCCCGCAGTGCATGTGGACATCAGAGACTTCGGGAACCGCAGGCACCTTCAAAGACTTGCCGTTGTTGTCGCTGCCGTCCCTGTAAAACGATCCGAATTCCAACACAAAGGAGCCTGCGGCGTTTGGCCGCAGGCTCCCGAATTGGTGTCTGTCTAACTCCCGGCCCTTAGCGGACGAAGAGCATTTCCTGGTAGGTCGGCAGGGGCCAGTGATCATCGGCTACGATGGTCTCCAGTTCGTCCACCACCGAGCGCAGGGCCACCATCGCGGGGATGATGACGTCGCGGCAGTAGTTGCAGCCCGCTTCCGGATCGTGGGGCTCGCCCGCTTTGGCCGTGCCGAGGGTCTTGAGGGCGCCCTGGAGGTCGGCGATGAGCTTGGTGATGTACTTGAGGGTGTCGGCATCGGTCTCGATGCCCACGGCCTTCAGGTTCGCGAGGCTGGTGGCCAGCTCTCCCTGGTAGCGGATGGCCGCCGGGAAGATCATCGTCTGGGCAATCTCGAGCATCAGGTTCGATTCGACGTTGATGCTCTTGATGTACTGCTCGGCATAGACCTCATAGCGGCTTTCCGTTTCGCGGGGCGTAAGCACTTCGTATTTCTCGAAGAGGTCGTACACCGCCTTGTCCTTCAGCGCGGGCAGCGCGTCCGGCGTGGTCTTCAGATTGGGCAGGCCGCGCTTGGCCGCTTCCTGATGCCACGCTTCGGAATAGCCGTCGCCGTTGAACACAATGGTCTGGCATTCAAGGTAGACCTCTTTCACCAGCTCTTCCACCGCGGCGCCGAGCTTCTTCGGGCTGCTGGTATCGGCCGCTTCAAGCTTCGTGGCGCAATAGTCGAGTGCTTCGGCCATGATCGTATTCAGGGCGACCAGGGGACCGGCGATGGACTGGCCGGAACCCACGGCACGGAACTCGAAACGGTTGCCGGTAAAGGCCATGGGGCTGGTGCGGTTGCGATCGCCGGAGTGCCGGGGAATTTCCGGCAGCACATCGGCGCCCACGTGCATCACCTTCTCGCGCGACTTCATGGGCTTGCCCGTGGCGATGGACTCGATCACTTCCGTGAGCTCGTCGCCCAGGAAGATGGAGAGAATCGCGGGGGGCGCTTCGTTGGCGCCGAGACGGTGGTCATTGGAGGCACTGGCCACCACGGCGCGAAGCAGGGGCGACCACTTGTAGACGGCCCGAATCATCGCTGCGCAGAACACGAGGAACTGGGCGTTTTCCGCCGGGGTGTCACCGGGATCGAAGAGGTTGCCGGCGTCGGCCGAACCCATGGAGAAGTTCAGGTGCTTGCCGGAGCCGTTCACGCCCTTGAAAGGCTTCTCGTGAAGGAGGCAAACCATGCCATACTTCTCGGCAACCTTTTTCAAGGTTACCATGATGAGCTGCTGGTGGTCGGTGGCGACGTTGCCGAACTCGTACACCGGAGCAATCTCGTACTGGCCGGGGGCCACTTCGTTGTGGCGGGTCTTCACGGGGATGCCGAGCTTGAAGCACTCGCGTTCCACCTCGAACATGCACGCAAGCACGCGCTCGGGGATCGCGCCGAAGTAGTGGTCGTCGAATTCCTGGCCCTTGGGCGGCGCGGCGCCGAAAAGCGTGCGGCCGGCATTGAGCAAGTCGGGGCGGGCGTAGAAGAAGTTCCGGTCGATAAGGAAATATTCCTGCTCCGCGCCGGCGGTGGAGGACACGAAGGCGCCGGCGGTACCGAAGAACTTCAGCACGCGCTGGGCCTGCTTGTTCAGCGCCTGCATCGAGCGAAGCACCGGGGTCTTCTTGTCCAGCGCCTCACCCGTCCAGGACACGAAGGCGGTGGGGATACACAGGGTCGTGCCGTTGGGGTTTTCGAGGATGTACGCCGGGCTGGTCACGTCCCAAATCGTGTAACCACGGGCCTCGAAGGTCTGCCGGATACCGCCGCTGGGAAAGGAGGAGCCGTCCGGCTCGCCCTGGATGAGGGTGGAACCTTCGAATTCAACGAGGGTTCCGCCCTTGCCGTCGGGCGTATAGAAGGAGTCATGCTTCTCCGCCGTCAGGCCCGTAAGGGGATAGAATACGTGGGCGTAGTGGGTTGCGCCTTTCTCCAGCGCCCAGGACTTCATTTCCGACGCCACGGCGTTGGCCGTTGTCGGATCGAGCTTTGTACCCTTCTCGATGGTCTTCTTGAGGGACTTGTACACCTCTTTCGGAAGGCGCTTCTGCATGACCGCCAGGCTGAAGATATTCTCGCCGAAGATCTGGCTGGTGGGCACATCCGCGAAGGGAACCGTGTTCCCAACCGGCTGCATGTTGATGATTTCCGAAATGGCTTCAAGCCGTACCGCATTCCCGCTCATAATTTCTCCATTGCACCGTGTTCTTGTTGAGGGTTAGGGGTAGATTAACTCCGGTTAGTAAGCCAATTTCATGCCAGATTTCTGGCGATTGTATTACTACTCGGTTAGCAACTGACCCATATTCACTTAGGGTAATACTGGATGGCACGAATGAAAATGCGTGCCATTTTGGACCTACCGGGCGGTACCACAGGCGCAAATTTTCTGACCGTACGGTAGGTTTTTGCGGCGGCCCGCCGCGCCACCATAAACCTCGGGGACGTCGACCGAGGCGCGCCGGGCTGTCTTGCGCTGGGGCAGTGAAGGATCCAAGCTTCCTTCACCCCGCACAAAGTGCCGACATCATACTCCTCGGAGATGCGGCGGGCAACCGCAAAATGATCCAAAGTCTCGGCGCCTCAACGCTGCGCCCGTGGACAGGTCGCCTCGCTCCGAAAACATCGCGCTTCAATTGACTGTGGACGAATACCTGTTATAGAATTGAGGGTTGACGACCCATGGCAGCGGAACGCGTGTCTTCATCATGGCGCATGCAGTTGGACATACAAGGTTCTTGCCCACCCGACGATCCGGTTGGGGCACTGCCCTTGTCGTCTGGGCCCTGGTGGCCTTCTATCTCTTGGCTTCGGCCCGAGCCTTCGTCCCTGGACTGTGCGCAACGCAGGCGGCGATCGATGCGCAGTGCCACACGCCCCAGGGCGCGGCGACAATCAGTCCGGCCAGGCGCAGTTGCTGCGCCGCGAAAGTGCCGGCAACGACAGAGAGTTGCCCCACCGACGAGCGCGAGCCCATAACGCCCTCGGAATCCGGCTGCGCGTTCTGTAATCTGCTTATCGCCCACACGGACCCGCCTTTTGCCTTCGTCATGGCGGCCCTCCCCGAGCCCGCCCATGCGCGGCCTCTTCCGCTCCTGGTTCAGGTTGCGCCGGAAGCGCCCTTGGCAGCCGCGCCGAATCGCGCGCCGCCCACCTGAGACTCCCTTCTCCGATCCCTGAATTAACAACGCCCGAAGTGTGTCTTCACGCCGCGGATGGCGGCCCCATGCCGCGCGGCGCACTTCAACGTATCAACGAAATCATCCAGGGCGCGCGCCCTGGTGAAGGAGCCTATACCATGAACCGAAAGGGATTTACCCTTATTGAACTACTGGTGGTAATTGCGATCATCGGCATTCTTGCCGCCATTCTGCTGCCGGCCCTGGCCCGCGCGCGGGAGGCGGCGCGCCGCGCGAGCTGCCAGAATAACCTGAAGCAGCTCGGCCTGATGCTCAAGATGTATGCGAACGAGAGCAAGGGCGAACGCTACCCCCCGATGGGCGTACGCGATTGCAACGACGAGTTGCTCGTGTGGAACGCCATGTTCGACGCCTCCGTGGTGTACCCCGAGTACCTCACGGATTTCGACGTGCTGGTATGCCCGAGTAACCCGGCCGGTACCACGGCGCTCGAACTGTGGGACGAGGGCAAGACGAATCACATGATCTACCCCCATTCGCCCCTGATGAACAATGGCAGAGTGGAGCCTTGTGAGGTGGTGACCCACCCCTATTACTACAACGGTTTCGCGATGAGCCAGACGATGTTTGAAGACGAAGATCTGGAACACAATATGTCCCATTTTGCGGAAGCGGTGGGCATTTTCGGCGAGGAACTCGAGCACGCGTTCATGCACGATGGATTCGACGGTGCGAAGGCCTATGTGGACAAGGATTGGGCCTTCTTCTTCCATGGCGCCTTTGGGGATATCGGAAGCCAGGGTACCGCTCGTCGGCTTCGCGAAGGCATCGAGCGCTTCTTCATCACGGACATCAACAATGCGGGTGGCACGGCCCAGGCACAGTCCCAGATTGTGCTGATGAGCGACACCGTCGCCCCCCACCCCGAGCACTTGAGCCATGTGCCGGGCGGGGCCAATGTGCTGTATATGGACGGCCATGTGGCGTTCATCAAGTGGGCCGGCGGCACCGGGCTGACAAACCCCTTCCCCATGAACGAGGCGGGCTTCAACCTG
It includes:
- a CDS encoding DUF1559 domain-containing protein codes for the protein MNRKGFTLIELLVVIAIIGILAAILLPALARAREAARRASCQNNLKQLGLMLKMYANESKGERYPPMGVRDCNDELLVWNAMFDASVVYPEYLTDFDVLVCPSNPAGTTALELWDEGKTNHMIYPHSPLMNNGRVEPCEVVTHPYYYNGFAMSQTMFEDEDLEHNMSHFAEAVGIFGEELEHAFMHDGFDGAKAYVDKDWAFFFHGAFGDIGSQGTARRLREGIERFFITDINNAGGTAQAQSQIVLMSDTVAPHPEHLSHVPGGANVLYMDGHVAFIKWAGGTGLTNPFPMNEAGFNLHFGTMGAAGGGGHHP
- a CDS encoding TerB family tellurite resistance protein, whose product is MLKRFASLFGGGPAEPLTAAPDTVHMATCVLMLEAARADNDFSDDERRHILSVLRQRFELTPEEAEELLEQAMTVHDESTSLHQFTREINTAFSVAEKVRIVEEIWRIFYADKYLDGHEDHLAAKLRNLLNLSHPVMIDAKMRVLAEIRGGN
- the solA gene encoding N-methyl-L-tryptophan oxidase, translating into MYDTIIIGLGGMGAATAWHLARRGQRVLGLEQFDLVHVRGSSHGASRIIRQAYFEHPDYVPLLKRAYAYWYELGDESEAETMNLCGMFVAGRPGDEVVSGTRRAAATHGLPLESVAAGDAVARFPGLKADPDMDILFDPLGGYLCVENCVASHLAGARSRGAELRPYEGALSWRKDGDGIRVTTAGGEYTAANLVISAGPWAGSLLRELALPLSPHRVVLAWFQPTTTVHDVDHGAPVFGIQTDDGFFYGFPRIDGDGVKVALHQPGAFLADPSVVDRAVSHEDVAPVQNFAGRHLLDLELGSWTGKTCIYTMTPDEHFIVDRHPLHENVFIAAGFSGHGFKFTPVIGAIMADFCTGGKTDEPAAFLGLGRFGNK
- a CDS encoding glutamine synthetase III, which gives rise to MSGNAVRLEAISEIINMQPVGNTVPFADVPTSQIFGENIFSLAVMQKRLPKEVYKSLKKTIEKGTKLDPTTANAVASEMKSWALEKGATHYAHVFYPLTGLTAEKHDSFYTPDGKGGTLVEFEGSTLIQGEPDGSSFPSGGIRQTFEARGYTIWDVTSPAYILENPNGTTLCIPTAFVSWTGEALDKKTPVLRSMQALNKQAQRVLKFFGTAGAFVSSTAGAEQEYFLIDRNFFYARPDLLNAGRTLFGAAPPKGQEFDDHYFGAIPERVLACMFEVERECFKLGIPVKTRHNEVAPGQYEIAPVYEFGNVATDHQQLIMVTLKKVAEKYGMVCLLHEKPFKGVNGSGKHLNFSMGSADAGNLFDPGDTPAENAQFLVFCAAMIRAVYKWSPLLRAVVASASNDHRLGANEAPPAILSIFLGDELTEVIESIATGKPMKSREKVMHVGADVLPEIPRHSGDRNRTSPMAFTGNRFEFRAVGSGQSIAGPLVALNTIMAEALDYCATKLEAADTSSPKKLGAAVEELVKEVYLECQTIVFNGDGYSEAWHQEAAKRGLPNLKTTPDALPALKDKAVYDLFEKYEVLTPRETESRYEVYAEQYIKSINVESNLMLEIAQTMIFPAAIRYQGELATSLANLKAVGIETDADTLKYITKLIADLQGALKTLGTAKAGEPHDPEAGCNYCRDVIIPAMVALRSVVDELETIVADDHWPLPTYQEMLFVR